DNA sequence from the Armigeres subalbatus isolate Guangzhou_Male chromosome 1, GZ_Asu_2, whole genome shotgun sequence genome:
TGAGCATTTACAGCAATTGCGACAGATAACTGAGACGTCGAAGGAACAAACAACAAGCTAGACTGGAAACCCATCTCATCTTGTGCAACGAATTTGCACTTCATCATAGGAATTGAAAATTCACGTCACCACGAATGCATATGCATTCATCGATTTCTATTACACTAATTCGTTTATTACTGCAAACTATAAATAAATTAACCTAATGAACACTCAATCAATATTTACACGTCTCGCTACCAATGAAGACTAATGCGATCTCAAATATTTCGATGAATTGAGATCCACTAAGGTTCATTCATTCACTTCTTTGTACAAGGAGGGAGAACGGAGTCCTGTTTGGAGAGCATTTTAGAACGGAGGTTCCAACAGCGGTGGTAGCTGTTCCAGGGGTATTTCGTTGGCATTGCTCGGCGGCAGATAGTCATTGGACGGAGGCAAGTACGTGTTCTTGGGCGGTAGATATTCATTCTCCGATTGTCCATTATTGTAACCCGAATTTGCATTTGGATCAGCTGTTGTGGGTTTCGGGGTAGTTGTAGTTGTGACCCTCGGTGCAAAAGTGAAGGGTTTCAGTGGAGCAGCCTGAGCCGATGTGCCGTTCAGCCTGAAGATAAGGAGACATACACATTAGAGGTGCACTGGAGATACAGAAAGCAAAGGAATCTTACTCTGGGAATTCGATGTCCAGCTCGGTGATGGGATGGTACCCGAACTCATCCGCAGTGTAGCGAACGCGGTATCGCTTTCCATTGGCGCCCGTATATGTGTACGATCCCATGACGACGAAGGTTTTGTTGTCTTCTCTCAGTTTTCCGATCTGCTCAATTTCTATTCCGTTCTGGGTTTCCACACTGCGAATAAACGGCTTTAGTTATCAACATTACCACCATAGGATGGCATGAATACTCACGCGTATTTAAACTTGCCCTTGCCTTGGTTCCTCACTACGTTCATCAGCGTAGAAGCCTTCATAACGTCACCGGAAAAGTTGCTGGGATCTTTGGTGTCCTCCACAGGAAAGGTGAACTCATCTTCCGAGAAAAGGTCATCGTTTCGGTTCTTCGACGGGATCTTTATCTTAGCGCAAAACGTAATCCCCAGGAAGCCACACACGCCGATCACCAGAAGCTAAAGGATAATGAAGAtgaaaagaagaataaagaacatCGTTACCAATCGAGCTCAGACAACAATCTTGTGAAGTCATTCCCCAACCGACCGCTACAGGTGCCATTATTAGGAACGACTTCCCAGATCAGGTGGGTATAATAATGTTTGTGGATTATGTTCTCCCGAAACCGGTTGATTGCTTGTTCGGCTAATTCCGCCGTGATGTATGATCTTTCCAGGTTTTTGGACTTCTCGCTACGATAATGCCTCGGCGACGATCGTTGACGCGCTGTATTCTAATGATCATCTGATTGGATCGCGGATCAGATGGCTGATTTGTATAACGTTTCTTCTCTGCACATTAGCACAATTTATGACAGTAAACATTTTACGACGTTTTATGACACCCATAATGCATCCCATTGGATCGAGTTAGTAAAATTTTGCGCCAACGTCGATTCCGGTTTAAAAGAAAGAAGACTGATAGTTTTCGTAGATCGGTAGGTCGGATTACTGGCGTCACATCTCGCAAGTGGGGACCAACCCGTTTTGATGTTTAGAAATCATCATAGTTTTCAACTTAGAGCATTCTAAGCCGAGTTATCGATTATTCATTCGTAAATCAAATGCCTTTTTATTGGGAAGCAGTTGTTGTGgttgtggtatacccctgataATATTATCAACtattcgcatcttgtaggttgatcaccatttgtatAGTAAACAAACTAAGACGCGTCTTTTCCCATGTTCGGCATAATTGaattaataaaacccactaccattccaggatttgcagtccaaatttCTTCTGATTGCATGATGCCACTTTTTGGAAATTTAGATCTAcacttgtacaatgcatcacaactgcaaagcagatgttacGAGGTTTCATGTTCCATGTTActgaaacgacagatatcattctgaatctggtcaatatttttcaaatgatatctaAAAAATCGGACACTGGATTTTTTGACCAGTAAAGGTGCAAAGAGCTATTTCGTCTTGCATGCAATACGCAGTTCGCACAGGAAATTCGGGATTGAACCGGTATCCTAACTGTCATTTTTTAAATCTGAATGTTCAAAATTCAGAGTATCTCAAAAAAGTATATTCAACTGCTCCAGTTATTAcagttagaggtgtgcgccgccgcgccacacCGCCACCTCCGACGGTTTTTGACACGCCGCCGCCCCCGACATTTTTGCTTAAAAGTAAATTCATCACGATAGAAGGATAttctgttgaaatccaaagaatttctctttAAATAGAATTTTTTAACGGAGAAGAGCGTTTTGGCAGAAAGCTATTAGAAAATTGCTTGGCCGATACCATAATGTCATTTAGTCAAACAGTTCATTTGGCTAAAAAAAGGTGTTCACTGTCCGGACCGGGATCGCGATAATAACCTTCGGACACTATATGGAATTTCGTCATTCCAAACTAAAAGTCGCGAGCTATGGAAAACACTACTGGTTTATTATACTTGAAAACGACAGGACAACGATTTATTGCTCGATACGGTTTGGAGAACAAATTATAtttcgatgcaaactcgcgcACTGTTGGATGATAACTAACTACTGCCCGGTATCGACAGTGATACCGAGGCTCAGTGGAGAGTTTCTCCAGACGAATGAGAGACGATCTCTCCTATTGCTCTACCTGATAGCAGTGATAAGGAAGGGATTCAGATGACCACATGATAAAGGGAGATCGCTATCGACTGCTAATTGTGGATCTTATCCGCGTTGCCAGAAGGGCCGATATTGCTGTGCTTGAACATGCCGGCCGCCTTGAAATCTCTGCATTTCAATTGAGAAATTTTTAATGGTTCAGCGATCAACACTGTACTACCTAGTTCTGTTTGATTTTGCAAATGATTCTCCTGAGTTTTACTGATTCTATATGTATACATAACTATGACCTTGGCCTACTGTTGTCGATCGATCGCCTTTCTTGCGGACCGACAAACTATaaagttgtaaacaaaatcggtGATGGATGGATAGCTATACGAAGATCTCTTGATTACTGCATCAATTAACGGGTTCGAATGGTGACGAATTGCTGGACTGTAACTTCTGTACTGGACATCTGCAGACTTGGAAGTACCGATTGGTTGAAATAGCTTCGAATGGATCATCATCGCCGTGGGGAATATTGAAATTGTCGTCCTGGTTGTCATCGTTGTCCTCGCCGATGGACAATGGGAGGGGGCATCAGTCGCTTCTGCAGATGAGAGGGTGCTTTTATATTGAAATTATGAAGAATAACGAGACTTGCCTGGAGCGGAGGCCTCCTGGCCTCCGCGGGTGGTCCAACCACCGATGATAACGACCGGAATCGTGGGAATCGAATGCAGTTGCCTCACTGGAGTTCATTGGTGCTGTTGAGCAGTTGACTATGGTCCTCATATGGGTTGATCAGTCCCTAAAGAATGCTCGTCGGTGCCTACAGCAACGGAATAGCCATCGGACATCGGTACCTGATGCTCGATGGATTTACTCCAGGATGTGAGAACGAACTGTTATGAACGGACTATATTAAGATGAATTCAATTGCTTCCAGGAAGACCACATATAGATCATGCTTGACAACACGAAAATGACGACGGAGTGGACGATGATGGTGGCGAGTTGGTACGCTCCCCGCACCGGGGGCGATTGGCTATGGGGGAAGAACATTCCATAAGCTTTttgcaataaattattatacatCTACTTAACTGGTAAGCGGAGGCCTCCAATATGGTGACCTCCGCGTTGCCGGAACACCGGCGATGGCGATAGGACGTTAGAATTCTTCAGAAGGGGACGCATTGTCCCTGATAGGAAGGACACAAATCTTCCGGACCGTCTTTGTCCGGACGGTTACTACACGGACATTGCCGTCCGATCCTGGGAAAATTTCTACCACTCGAGCCAGTTGCCACTTTTGAGGCGGCAAATTGTCTTCCTTTACGATGACCATGGTCCCAATTTTTATGTTGTCGCGTTGTTTCGTCCACTTTGTCCGATTGTGCGGGTCAGACAGATGGTGGGTTTTCCAACTCCTTCACTATTTCTGTATGAAGTCCTGAGATTTTTGCCACACGGACAAGCGATTCTGCAGAATGTCCCTAAAGGTCTGATTCCGGAACTGCTGTGAGTTGTATTCCAATTAAGAAATTACCTGGGTCAATGCCAGATAGTCGTTGGGATCGTTACTCAATGGAGTTAACGGGCAAGAATTCAGTATAACTGCGACTTACTGGACATCTGTATTTAGTTCGTCATAACTTAACTGCCGAGTTCCAGCTGTCCTTCGAAAATTGCCCTTGAAGTATCCTCCAAAATTTGGCAACCGTGCGGGAATGAAACTAAATTGTATGCTTTCGTCTTCTGCTGAACGTACGATGGCACGTTGGAATCGATGATCCAGAAACTGCTGGCGAAGATCATCAAGTTCTCGGTTAGCACCGACAAAATTGGTGGCATTGTCGCACATCACCACCTGCGGTTTTCCTCGGCAAGCAACGAATCTCTTGAAAGCGGAAAGTAATGCTTGTGTAGACAAATCAGCCACTATCTCCATGTGCACCGCCTTGGTTGCCAGACAGATGAAAATCGCTACATAAGATTTGATTGCCGGGCTTCGGCGGATGGGGTACTTGATGTGGAATGGACCGCACAAGTCTACTCCTACCTTCTGGAACACTGCTGCTGGACTAACTCGTATAGACGGTAAATCTGCCATTAACTGCTCGTGTACCTTGGGTCTATCGCGGAAGCAATCTACGCATCGGTGACAAATCTTGCGGGCTAAACTTCGTGCGTTTGTTGGCCAAAACTTCTTCCTTACTGATGCGATAAGGAGCTGCTGACCAGCGTGAAAAAGTTTCGTGTGGTAGTGCTGCATTACCAGCGTGGCTAGTGGATGTTGATGATGCAAAATCATCGGATGCTTGCGAGATTCAGGAATTGGCGCATTCGCCAGCCGGCCGCCGACCCGAAGTGTTTCATCGATGACAATTGGATGTAACAACGAAAGTTTTGACGATGATTTCAACTGCCGACCCTGTTTTATTTCTGCAACTTCTTCTGCATAGCTGTCTTGCTAAGCGATACGCACTTTTGAGATTGTTCAGGGAATCTTTCAATTCGCATAAGGAGAGATTTCCTTCGCTTGGCTGCGCGAGCGTGGGGAGAGCTGTTGTGTGCAAATCTACGCATCCAAGCTCCGAGACGTACAAGACTTGTGAGCGATGATCGAAGagaaaaaagttcatttggaGGTTTTGACTGGGCTGGAAGCGATATTGTACTGCGTTCTTCTAAAAGCGAGCTATCAACTCTTGGCTGTATTGACGTAGATTTTGGCCATGCTGAGCGATCCTGACGGAGCCAAAGAGGGCCTTCAAACCATAATGATTGGTATTCCAGCTGAACTGCCGTCGCACCACGTGACAGAATGTCGGCAGGGTTTTCAGCTCCAGCAACGTGATTCCAGGATCCGTTCTTGGTAATGTGCTGTATCTCTGATACCCGATTGGCGACGAAAACATGCCAACGGGAAGGGATTGACGACAACCAGCACTTGACAATCATGGAATCTGTCCAGAAATGTGACTTCAGTGGAAGTTGAAGACTGCTGGCAAACTTTTCGTAAAGGTGGCTCAACAAAAGTGCCGAAGACAGTTCTAAACGAGGAATagattgttttttcttcttgcgACCCAGATCCTCTAAAGGTGCCACTCTGGACTTCGACGTTATCAACCTGACGACAGTTGACCCATCTCTCAAAACGCAACGGAGGTATAAACACGCTCCATACGCCGCCTCCGAAGCATCACAAAAACCATGTATTTCTACATCATCTAGGCCATGCGTATAGCATGTCCATCTAGGAAATTGAAGAGATTCTAGAGCGATCATGTTGCGGCGGAAGTCAAGCCAATACTGCTGGTATTCGTTTGATAGCGGACTATTCCAATCACAGCTTTCCTTCCAGAGTGACTGCAGAAATATCTTCGCTTGTACCACAACTGGACCCACGAGACAAAGCGGGTCGAAAATTCGTGCGGTATCGGATAAAACGATACGCTTGGTGATTGGCGTTTGAGGATTCCATTGTGGAACAGCGTAACGAAACATGTCAGAAGCTGGCTCCCAGATCAGTCCGAGAGTTTTGACTGGTGAAGATGCCGAATCCAACTCCAGCGTGGTCCGTTCATCGCGCAGATCAACGGAAATGTTCTCGAGAATTTCTGCACTGTTTGAGCTCCATTTCCGTAAAGTAAAACCGGCAGAGTTCATCAGGTCAAGAGTCTCAGCAACCAGAATCTTGCAATCTTCCTGATCGTCGGTACCCATGAGAAAATCGTCCACATAAAATCCCTTGCCAACTGCTGCAGCTGCCTTGGGGTGTGTAGCTTCAGCTTCTGTGGCTAACTGCTGAAGGCACCTTGTTGCTAGGTAGGGGGCGGAACTGGTGCCGTATGTAACAGTTGTGAGCTCGTAGGTTTTCAAGGGATCACTGGTAGAGTTTCTCCAAAGTATGCGCTGAAGGGGCTGGTCCTTGCCGGAAACCTTAACCATGCGGTACATTTTAGCTATGTCCGCAACTACGACAAACTGATGTAACCGAAATCGTAGAATAATAGAAAGCAAGTCGTCTTGGACGACTGGTCCAACCAACAGTCCATCGTTCAGCGACACCCCTGTAGTGGAACGACACGAAGCGTCGAATACAACGCGTAACTTCGTTGTCGTACTTTCCGGTTTTAAAACGGCGTGGTGAGGTAAATAGTACGAGGGACCTTTACTACTCTCCGAAGTGACCTCGCGCATGTGTCCCATCATCGAGTATTCTTGAATAAAATT
Encoded proteins:
- the LOC134212718 gene encoding pupal cuticle protein produces the protein MKILLVIGVCGFLGITFCAKIKIPSKNRNDDLFSEDEFTFPVEDTKDPSNFSGDVMKASTLMNVVRNQGKGKFKYAVETQNGIEIEQIGKLREDNKTFVVMGSYTYTGANGKRYRVRYTADEFGYHPITELDIEFPELNGTSAQAAPLKPFTFAPRVTTTTTPKPTTADPNANSGYNNGQSENEYLPPKNTYLPPSNDYLPPSNANEIPLEQLPPLLEPPF